CCCGAAGAATTCGATGCGCTGCGCGTAGCCGGCGAGGCGATGGGTTTCCACCACGTCGCCTCCGGTCCGCTGGTGCGTTCGTCCTACCACGCCGACCTGCAGGCCCATGCAGCCGGTGTCACCGAGTCAGCCTGAGAGTGCCCATGAAATTCCGTCCTGCGCTGTTCCTGCTGCTAGCCCTCACCGCGACCTGCGCGCTTGCGCAGTCGGCGGCCGACCTCGGCGCCGGCAAGCCGCGCAAGGCGGCGACCTGGCCGCTCACGTCCACCCCCGAGGAGGCGCAAGCCGCGCAGCTGTCGGCGCGCTTCCTGACCCGTTTCCATTACGACGCGCAGCCGCTCGACGACGCGATGTCGGCGCGCATCTACAACGCCTACTTCAAGCTGCTCGACAGCGAGAAGGTGTTCTTCACCCAGGCCGACATGGCGAAGTTCGCGCCGCTGAAGACCCAGCTCGACGATGCGATCTGGAACCAGGACCTGTCCGCGCCGTTCGCGGTGTTCAACCTGTACGTGCAGCGCGCGGTCGAGCGCATGAGCTACGCGCGCAACCTGCTCAAGCAGGGCTTCGACTTTTCCGCCGACGAGAGCTACACCTTCGACCGTGAGCACGCCAACTGGCCGAAGGACCAGGCCGAGCTGGACGAGCTGTGGCGCAAGCGCACGATGAACGACTGGCTGCGCCTGAAGCTGGCCGGCAAGGACGATGCCGAGATCCGCAAGACGCTGGACAAGCGCTACGCGGGCTACATCGAGCGGGTCAAGCAGCTCGACGGCCAGGATGCGTTCCAGACCTTCATGACCGCCTACGCCGAGACCACCGACCCGCACACCGACTACCTCGGCCCGCGTGCGGCGGAGAACTTCGACATCGCGATGAAGCTGTCGCTGGAAGGCATCGGCGCGGTGCTGCAGCCGCGCGACGACTACACCCAGGTGCGCGAGCTGGTGCCGGCCGGCCCCGCCAACAAGTCCGGCAAGATCCAGGTCGGCGATCGCATCGTCGGCGTCGGCCAGGGCGACAACGGACCGATCGTCGACGTGATCGGCTGGCGCCTGGACGACGTGGTCAACCTGATCCGTGGCAAGAAGGACACCACCGTGCGGCTGGAGATCATTCCCGCGGACGTCGGCGTGGACGGCAAGCACGAGATGGTGACCCTGGTGCGCCAGAAGGTCAGCATCGAGGAGCAGGCGGCGAAGAAGAAGGTCGTGGAGATCAAGGACGGCGACGTCACCCGCAAGATCGGCGTGATCGATCTGCCCACGTTCTATTCCGACTTCGGCGCGCGCAGCGCCGGCGACAAGGACTTCAAGAGCGCCACCCGCGACGTCGCACGGCTGCTCGGCGAGCTGAAGCACGAGGGCGTGCAGGGCGTGGTGGTGGACCTGCGCAACAACGGCGGCGGTTCGCTGGCCGAGGCCAATTCGCTGACCGGGCTGTTCATCGACAAGGGTCCGGTGGTGCAGGTGCGCGACTCCAAGGGCCAGGTCGAGGAGCAGGGCGACGACGACCCGGGCATGGCATGGAGCGGCCCGTTGGCGGTGCTGGTCAACCGCGGCACGGCGTCGGCGTCCGAGATCTTCTCCGCGGCGATCCAGGACTACCATCGCGGCCTGATCGTCGGCGAGCCGACCTTCGGCAAGGGCACCGTGCAGAACCTGGTCGACCTGGACCGCTTCTCGCAGAGCGACAGCGAGAAGCCGCAGCTGGGCGAGCTGAAGATGACCATCCAGGAATTCTTCCGCATCAACGGCGGCTCCACCCAGCTGAAGGGCGTGACGCCGGACATCGCGTTCCCGAAGAACGGCGACGACAAGGACTTCGGCGAGTCGACCTACGACAACGCGCTGAAGTGGACCCAGATCGCGCCGGCGGACTATCAGGTGGTGGCGAACCTCAACGCCTACCTGCCGCAGCTGCAGCAGAAGCATGCCGAGCGCGTGGCGCAGTCGCCGGCATGGAAGCTGATGCTGGACGAGCTGGCGCAGTACCGCACGATGCGCGCGAAGACCTCGATCTCGCTGAACTTCGCCACGCGCGAGGTCGAGCGCAAGCAGCTGGAGGCGATCCAGGCCGATTTCCGCGCACGGCACAAGGCCATCGACGGCACCGATGCCTCGCTCGCCGACGAGGCCAGCAGCCTCGACGACGGCCTCAATGCGAACGAGCGCAGCCTGAAGAGCGAGCTCAAGCAGGAGAAGGACGCGAAGAAGGCGAAGGACGTACAGCTCAACGAGACCGCGCACATCCTGTTCGACGCGATCGGCATGATCAAGGCCGACCCGAAGCTGGCCAGCGAAGTGTTGCCCTACGGCGGCAAGTTCTCGCCCAACGCCATCGCCAGCGTTTCGACGCCGGCGCCGGCAACGAGCAGCGCCACGCACTGAATGGCCGGTTCCCGCACGACGAAGAAGGCAGCGCACGGCGCTGCCTTCTTCGTTTCCGGCACAAGGTGCATGGAGATCGTGAACGGGCTTTCAGGTGCTGTAACCGAGGCGATCGATCCACGGCTGCAATTCGGGCAGCACGGGCTCGAACTGCTCGCGATAGTTCTGCCAGCGGTCGACCGCCTTGCGGTGGACGCCCTCGGTGACCTGCGCGTAGCTGGGCGTGCTGATGAAACGCTTGCGCCGGGCGTGTTCGGCGAAGCGTGTCATGGGTGACGTGTCGGCGGTTTCGAGGAACTGCCCCAGGCGCGCGACCTGGTCGTCGAACTGGCTGACCACGGATTCGTAGCGCCACTCCAGCACATGCGGCGTGAACACCTCGACGTCGTGGTGCCACTGCTCGAAGGCTCGCACGTAGCCCTGCGCCAAGCGTTGCAGCGACGAACACAGCACCATGAAGGCCGGCGAGCGGAACGGTTGCATGCTGCAGCTGAGCAGCACGTCGCAGGGGTGGCGCAGGCACAGGATGATGCGCGCGTGCGGAAACAACCGCATGATCATCGGCAGGCACAGCATGTTGAGCGGATTCTTGTCCACCAGGCGACGCTCGCCGAGGT
This window of the Rhodanobacter soli genome carries:
- a CDS encoding carboxy terminal-processing peptidase, with translation MKFRPALFLLLALTATCALAQSAADLGAGKPRKAATWPLTSTPEEAQAAQLSARFLTRFHYDAQPLDDAMSARIYNAYFKLLDSEKVFFTQADMAKFAPLKTQLDDAIWNQDLSAPFAVFNLYVQRAVERMSYARNLLKQGFDFSADESYTFDREHANWPKDQAELDELWRKRTMNDWLRLKLAGKDDAEIRKTLDKRYAGYIERVKQLDGQDAFQTFMTAYAETTDPHTDYLGPRAAENFDIAMKLSLEGIGAVLQPRDDYTQVRELVPAGPANKSGKIQVGDRIVGVGQGDNGPIVDVIGWRLDDVVNLIRGKKDTTVRLEIIPADVGVDGKHEMVTLVRQKVSIEEQAAKKKVVEIKDGDVTRKIGVIDLPTFYSDFGARSAGDKDFKSATRDVARLLGELKHEGVQGVVVDLRNNGGGSLAEANSLTGLFIDKGPVVQVRDSKGQVEEQGDDDPGMAWSGPLAVLVNRGTASASEIFSAAIQDYHRGLIVGEPTFGKGTVQNLVDLDRFSQSDSEKPQLGELKMTIQEFFRINGGSTQLKGVTPDIAFPKNGDDKDFGESTYDNALKWTQIAPADYQVVANLNAYLPQLQQKHAERVAQSPAWKLMLDELAQYRTMRAKTSISLNFATREVERKQLEAIQADFRARHKAIDGTDASLADEASSLDDGLNANERSLKSELKQEKDAKKAKDVQLNETAHILFDAIGMIKADPKLASEVLPYGGKFSPNAIASVSTPAPATSSATH